One region of Microbacterium rhizosphaerae genomic DNA includes:
- a CDS encoding glucose-6-phosphate dehydrogenase, with product MKVTSSADWRGSLPFNTPVLVADILPGDPARCSGCGFGSDPWPRTELWAVKGHHPNHHDGDVRFYCAEHVPVFEAPAATPAPPATAARRSSPRSSVERAPRRTPSVERPRAICPDCFVEVPPTGVCGICGQAVSAG from the coding sequence ATGAAGGTGACTTCGAGCGCGGACTGGCGCGGCTCCCTCCCGTTCAACACGCCGGTGCTGGTGGCCGACATCCTGCCCGGCGACCCGGCCCGGTGCTCGGGATGCGGGTTCGGCTCGGATCCGTGGCCCCGCACCGAGCTGTGGGCGGTCAAGGGCCACCACCCGAACCACCACGACGGTGATGTGCGGTTCTACTGCGCCGAGCATGTCCCTGTGTTCGAGGCCCCGGCGGCGACTCCTGCTCCTCCGGCCACGGCCGCACGCCGCTCGTCTCCGCGCTCGTCGGTCGAGCGCGCGCCGCGCCGCACGCCGAGCGTCGAGCGGCCGCGGGCGATCTGCCCGGACTGCTTCGTCGAGGTCCCGCCCACGGGAGTGTGCGGCATCTGCGGGCAGGCTGTCAGCGCCGGCTGA
- a CDS encoding TrmB family transcriptional regulator: MADPRGGSVPVGSLAGLDVDPSAEQVYRAIVSGGAADRAGIAARLRMSPAETDARIAALAHAGLVDVDVDGRIEALPPTLAFGGLLARREQQIRDARVALDELADEYRRARELKVSDGIEIVRGRREIASWINYLLLSGSEQFRLFAKPPFAVFGLSESDTEREVAGRGLRERIIIERIVLDEPAAEKDLLTSLDRGQEIRMVQSLPGKLLIVDDSAAIVQLDEGGPAHSEIAVVRSGGLLDCLTFSFESLWRSAMQLREGPGGTVDPSLVSPNDLADPADREVLTLLLAGYTDAAVAMRLGISQRTVQRRVRRLMDLAGTDSRVLLGWHARDRGWL, from the coding sequence ATGGCCGACCCCCGTGGCGGTTCGGTGCCGGTGGGCTCTCTCGCAGGCCTCGACGTCGATCCGAGCGCGGAACAGGTCTACCGGGCCATCGTTTCGGGCGGGGCTGCCGACCGCGCCGGCATCGCCGCCCGACTGAGGATGTCGCCCGCCGAGACGGATGCCCGGATCGCAGCACTCGCTCACGCGGGACTCGTCGACGTCGACGTCGACGGCCGCATCGAGGCGCTGCCGCCGACTCTGGCCTTCGGCGGTCTGCTCGCGCGGCGTGAGCAGCAGATCCGAGACGCCCGGGTGGCGCTCGATGAACTGGCCGACGAATACCGCCGAGCCCGTGAGCTGAAGGTCTCCGACGGCATCGAGATCGTTCGAGGCCGCCGAGAGATCGCCAGCTGGATCAACTACCTCCTCCTGTCCGGTAGCGAACAATTCCGACTGTTCGCCAAGCCGCCGTTCGCGGTCTTCGGCCTCTCCGAGAGCGACACCGAGCGCGAAGTGGCGGGCCGCGGTCTGCGCGAGCGGATCATCATCGAACGCATCGTGCTCGACGAGCCGGCGGCGGAGAAGGACCTGCTCACCTCCCTCGATCGCGGGCAGGAGATCCGGATGGTGCAGTCGCTGCCGGGGAAGCTTCTCATCGTCGACGACTCGGCGGCCATCGTGCAACTCGACGAGGGCGGGCCGGCGCACTCCGAGATCGCGGTCGTGCGGTCCGGCGGGCTACTGGACTGCCTGACGTTCAGCTTCGAGAGCCTGTGGCGCTCGGCGATGCAGCTGCGGGAGGGCCCGGGCGGCACCGTTGATCCTTCTCTCGTGTCGCCGAATGACCTCGCCGACCCGGCGGACCGCGAAGTGCTCACACTGCTGCTGGCCGGGTACACCGACGCCGCGGTCGCCATGCGACTCGGGATCAGTCAGCGGACGGTGCAGCGACGCGTCCGACGACTCATGGACTTGGCCGGGACCGACTCCCGCGTGCTCCTCGGATGGCATGCACGGGACCGCGGCTGGCTGTAG
- a CDS encoding S8 family serine peptidase yields MMRTRRTLIGTACAALVVAGLVISPTGAFGAAGSASPDPYGPGAPGRQSIPAPGHLSAAVDGRSVGTSDPYQPDQGSGFKPIDSTSSSSDATAKLGDSDTKLLQQAQAAKKKTVTVLMLARKGATDDVVAAVRKAGGTVGSVTASLGYIRATVPTDSVSGLAGMSIVKAIDLDRTYKIPVPDLGTPGVRALSAGPAAPDASTPADNPYLPISETGATAFTDANPTWDGRGTVVGVLDTGVDIDHPALQKTSDGKPKIADWVTETDPVTDGDGTWIRMSIAKSGPSFTSSGKTWKAPSGDFQFGYFYEGSTLGSDFNGDLDHDGSTNGRFGVLYEPSTHRIWVDSNNNQDFTDEPAMTPYAVDHQIGHFGADNPATAVNERIPFVVQYRDSVDLSPLGGSNVGKTANYVNIGLPVASHATHVAGIIAGTSMFGGEMRGAAPGAQIVSARACTWGGGCTQAALTEGMIDLVTNHHVDVVNLSVGGLPALNDGSDVIAQLYNQLIDTYGVQIIVAAGNSGLGTNTVSSPSVATKAISVAASVSSDTWWADYGSKVSLKENIFGFSSRGPAENGELAPEVSAPGAAVSSIPTWLAGEPVPEAGYSLPAGYGMLNGTSMAAPEVAGSAALLLSAAKAGSVTVSPAALKTALTGTARAIPGVPTIAQGAGVIDTVAAWKQLARTVSVNELSVSAPVCTSLSGMLANPSSGPGVYNRCLPTEGGQVTGVPKTYKVAVTRTSGASGSVVHRIGWIGNDGTFSARAAVPLQTGKSADVTITATATTPGVHSAIMTIDDPATVGIDQFVEVTVLATTPLAAPDYAVTASGTLPRTGATSLLVAVPEGVEALQMTLTGVAAGSQVRILPIDPDGMPADSNASNHCYTGYTDPGNCTATARPVYRPKAGVWEFVIEARRTSGTDVNTFTAAVSLQGMTFNPGRTTLDSVTMNAPTDVTSTGTNTFGPVDAHVATGEVGAVRNLFSTVSQGQITANQLFVPRGTTRLDATLTPRTSADLDLYVYFNGAPIGQSTATGDTPEHVVIDDPQPGTYFIVVAGVTVPADSVTFDYHQEMYSTGQGTVAPKSDATFGLASGQSMPVVGALTATARQLTSDPMVGRVRVANQYGTIIGAADVAVTKVVVPQLDVVKWGAPFVGAAMNDSGVVAGDRQYNARMTPAIWTAQDGLTNLALGTSKYGSALAMNEGQTAVGIVTDSAMHYVPAEWGKDGSLSMLGVPAWRPYTTGYATGINGGGVVTGFSELTIKESDGKYHNYSDGFVRSADGTFSKLDHLSTDLSGDQPRAINDAGMIVGNSLAADHAPHAVTWDASTGAVHDLGTLPGQSSAQANDVNASGTVVGTSGDDAFVWTQAGGMKRLADYGYNATGEKVTDDGWVLGTVELDPDFAVSALWDPQGRLWDLSGMVPVDEGSYFLPTYSFDINNHHQLMIYGEGGANRATSSTVMLSIPADLGK; encoded by the coding sequence ATGATGAGGACACGTAGAACACTGATCGGCACCGCATGCGCGGCGCTGGTCGTGGCAGGGCTGGTGATCTCCCCGACGGGAGCATTCGGCGCGGCCGGCTCGGCATCCCCCGATCCGTACGGCCCCGGCGCACCAGGTCGGCAGAGCATCCCGGCGCCCGGGCATCTGTCGGCCGCGGTGGACGGACGCTCGGTCGGCACCTCGGACCCGTATCAGCCCGACCAGGGATCCGGGTTCAAGCCGATCGACTCGACCAGCTCCTCGTCGGATGCCACCGCGAAGCTCGGCGATTCGGACACCAAGCTCCTTCAGCAGGCGCAGGCCGCGAAGAAGAAGACGGTCACCGTCCTGATGCTGGCCCGCAAGGGCGCGACCGACGATGTCGTCGCCGCCGTGCGCAAGGCCGGTGGTACCGTCGGCTCGGTGACGGCCAGCCTGGGCTACATCAGGGCGACGGTGCCGACGGACAGCGTGAGTGGCCTGGCCGGCATGTCGATCGTGAAGGCCATCGACCTCGACCGCACCTACAAGATCCCGGTTCCGGACCTCGGCACCCCGGGCGTGCGGGCTCTGTCCGCCGGGCCCGCAGCCCCGGACGCGAGCACCCCTGCGGACAACCCCTATCTCCCCATCAGCGAGACCGGCGCCACCGCCTTCACCGACGCGAACCCGACCTGGGACGGCCGCGGGACCGTCGTCGGTGTGCTGGACACCGGTGTCGACATCGACCACCCCGCACTCCAGAAGACGAGCGACGGCAAGCCCAAGATCGCCGATTGGGTGACCGAGACCGATCCCGTCACCGACGGCGACGGCACCTGGATCCGGATGTCGATCGCGAAGAGCGGCCCATCCTTCACCTCTTCAGGGAAGACCTGGAAGGCACCCAGCGGCGACTTCCAGTTCGGCTACTTCTATGAGGGCTCGACCCTGGGCAGCGACTTCAACGGCGACCTCGACCACGACGGCAGCACCAACGGCCGGTTCGGGGTCCTCTATGAGCCCTCCACGCACAGGATCTGGGTCGATTCGAACAACAACCAGGACTTCACCGACGAGCCGGCGATGACGCCGTACGCCGTCGACCACCAGATCGGGCACTTCGGCGCCGACAACCCCGCGACCGCGGTCAATGAGCGGATTCCGTTCGTCGTGCAGTACCGCGACAGCGTGGACCTCTCGCCGCTGGGCGGGAGCAACGTCGGCAAGACGGCGAACTACGTCAACATCGGTCTCCCGGTCGCCTCGCACGCCACCCACGTGGCCGGCATCATCGCTGGCACGTCGATGTTCGGCGGCGAGATGCGTGGAGCCGCGCCCGGCGCGCAGATCGTCTCCGCCCGCGCCTGCACGTGGGGAGGCGGCTGCACGCAGGCCGCGCTCACCGAAGGCATGATCGACCTCGTCACGAACCACCACGTCGACGTCGTCAACCTGTCGGTCGGCGGACTTCCGGCACTCAACGACGGCTCAGACGTGATCGCCCAGCTGTACAACCAGCTCATCGACACGTACGGCGTGCAGATCATCGTGGCCGCCGGCAACTCGGGGCTCGGCACCAACACGGTGAGCTCCCCGTCGGTCGCCACGAAGGCCATCTCGGTTGCGGCATCCGTCAGCTCCGACACCTGGTGGGCCGACTACGGGTCGAAGGTGTCTCTGAAGGAGAACATCTTCGGCTTCTCCTCTCGCGGTCCCGCCGAGAACGGCGAACTCGCCCCCGAGGTGTCCGCTCCGGGCGCCGCCGTCTCGTCGATCCCCACGTGGCTCGCGGGCGAGCCCGTTCCCGAGGCCGGCTACTCCCTTCCGGCCGGCTACGGCATGCTCAACGGCACCTCCATGGCGGCCCCCGAGGTCGCCGGATCCGCAGCACTCCTGCTATCGGCCGCCAAGGCCGGTTCGGTCACCGTGAGCCCGGCTGCGCTGAAGACCGCCCTCACCGGCACTGCGCGGGCCATTCCCGGAGTGCCGACCATCGCGCAGGGCGCCGGGGTCATCGATACCGTCGCCGCGTGGAAGCAGCTCGCCCGGACGGTGTCCGTGAACGAGCTGTCGGTCTCCGCTCCCGTGTGCACTTCACTGTCGGGCATGCTGGCAAACCCGAGCAGCGGCCCGGGCGTCTACAACCGATGCCTGCCGACCGAAGGGGGCCAGGTCACCGGCGTCCCGAAGACGTACAAGGTCGCAGTCACGCGCACGAGCGGCGCCTCGGGAAGCGTCGTCCATCGGATCGGCTGGATCGGCAATGACGGCACCTTCAGCGCCCGCGCCGCCGTGCCCCTGCAGACCGGCAAGTCCGCCGACGTCACGATCACCGCGACCGCGACGACTCCGGGCGTGCACAGCGCGATCATGACGATCGACGATCCGGCCACGGTCGGCATCGACCAGTTCGTCGAGGTCACCGTCCTCGCGACCACACCTCTCGCCGCGCCCGACTACGCGGTCACCGCCTCCGGCACCCTGCCGCGCACGGGAGCCACGTCGCTGCTGGTGGCGGTGCCGGAGGGTGTCGAGGCGCTTCAGATGACGCTCACCGGGGTCGCGGCGGGAAGCCAGGTCCGCATCCTTCCCATCGATCCTGACGGGATGCCGGCGGACTCGAATGCGAGCAACCACTGCTACACCGGATACACCGACCCGGGGAACTGCACCGCCACCGCCCGGCCGGTCTATCGGCCCAAGGCCGGCGTGTGGGAGTTCGTCATCGAGGCGCGCCGCACCTCGGGTACGGACGTCAACACCTTCACGGCCGCGGTCTCACTGCAGGGAATGACCTTCAACCCGGGGAGGACGACGCTGGACTCGGTGACCATGAATGCTCCGACGGACGTCACCTCGACGGGCACGAACACCTTCGGCCCGGTCGACGCGCATGTGGCGACCGGCGAGGTCGGAGCGGTCCGCAACCTCTTCTCGACCGTCTCGCAGGGTCAGATCACGGCGAACCAGCTCTTCGTCCCGCGGGGGACGACGCGCCTGGACGCGACGCTGACGCCACGGACCTCGGCGGATCTGGACCTGTACGTGTACTTCAACGGAGCCCCGATCGGCCAGAGCACCGCGACCGGCGATACGCCCGAGCACGTCGTCATCGACGATCCGCAGCCCGGAACCTATTTCATCGTCGTCGCCGGTGTCACCGTGCCCGCAGACAGCGTCACGTTCGACTACCACCAGGAGATGTATTCGACCGGTCAGGGCACGGTCGCGCCGAAGTCCGACGCGACATTCGGCCTGGCGTCTGGCCAGTCCATGCCCGTCGTCGGGGCGCTGACCGCCACCGCGCGGCAGCTGACGAGCGACCCCATGGTCGGCCGGGTGCGTGTCGCCAACCAGTACGGCACGATCATCGGAGCGGCCGATGTGGCGGTCACGAAGGTCGTCGTGCCTCAGCTCGACGTGGTCAAGTGGGGCGCGCCGTTCGTCGGTGCGGCCATGAACGACAGCGGTGTGGTCGCCGGCGATCGGCAGTACAACGCCCGCATGACCCCGGCGATCTGGACGGCGCAGGACGGCCTGACCAACCTCGCCCTCGGCACGAGCAAGTACGGATCTGCTCTCGCCATGAACGAGGGTCAGACGGCGGTCGGCATCGTGACCGACAGCGCGATGCACTACGTCCCGGCCGAGTGGGGGAAGGACGGCTCGCTGTCCATGCTGGGCGTTCCGGCTTGGCGGCCGTACACGACCGGATATGCCACGGGCATCAACGGCGGCGGGGTGGTCACCGGCTTCTCGGAACTGACGATCAAGGAGTCCGACGGCAAGTACCACAACTACAGCGACGGGTTCGTCCGGAGCGCGGACGGGACGTTCAGCAAGCTGGACCACCTGTCGACCGATCTCTCGGGCGATCAGCCGCGCGCGATCAACGATGCCGGGATGATCGTGGGCAACTCGCTCGCGGCGGATCACGCCCCGCACGCGGTGACGTGGGATGCCTCGACCGGCGCCGTGCACGACCTCGGCACGCTGCCCGGGCAGTCGTCGGCGCAGGCCAATGACGTCAACGCCTCCGGCACGGTCGTCGGAACCAGCGGTGACGACGCGTTCGTGTGGACCCAGGCCGGCGGCATGAAGCGCCTCGCCGACTACGGGTACAACGCGACCGGTGAGAAGGTCACCGACGACGGCTGGGTCCTCGGAACGGTCGAACTCGACCCCGACTTCGCGGTGTCCGCGCTGTGGGATCCGCAGGGCCGGCTGTGGGACCTGTCGGGCATGGTCCCGGTCGATGAGGGCAGCTACTTCCTGCCGACCTACAGCTTCGACATCAACAACCACCACCAGCTGATGATCTACGGCGAAGGCGGCGCGAACCGCGCGACCTCCAGCACCGTGATGCTCAGCATCCCGGCGGATCTGGGCAAGTAG
- a CDS encoding amidohydrolase, with protein MTRILAVTNGYVVPVSSDPIDNGTVVVTDGVITAIGGSGTPIPEGAEVVDASGSWVVPGFVESHGHLGVHEDGEGWSGNDTNEMTDPNGSRFRAIDGIDIEEVGFRDALRGGVTTVVIKPGSGNPIGGRTVAVKTWGGRTVDEQVLAHDVSVKSALGENPKRVWGDKSKTPSTRLGVASVLRDAFVAAQAYSQKRDAAAAKDEPFERDLGKETLAAVLSGELLWDQHCHRHDDIATAIRISEEFGYGLIVNHGTEAHKIADVLAEKNIPVIFGPLLTSRSKVELRDRAIGNLALIAEAGVKVAITTDHPVVPIDQLRLQAILAVRDGLPASTALDALTRNPAEILRLDERVGALEEGRDGDIVLWSGDPLEVDSRVQRVFIEGRAVYEPADGGDAPRVVERWSRFGRSSWMG; from the coding sequence ATGACCCGCATCCTCGCCGTCACGAACGGCTATGTCGTCCCTGTCAGCTCCGACCCCATCGACAACGGCACGGTCGTGGTGACCGACGGTGTCATCACCGCCATCGGCGGATCCGGCACACCGATCCCCGAGGGGGCCGAGGTGGTCGACGCGTCCGGGAGCTGGGTGGTGCCCGGGTTCGTCGAGTCGCACGGACACCTCGGGGTGCACGAGGACGGCGAAGGCTGGTCGGGCAACGACACGAACGAGATGACCGATCCGAACGGCTCGCGCTTCCGCGCGATCGACGGCATCGACATCGAGGAGGTCGGCTTCCGCGACGCGCTCCGCGGCGGCGTGACGACGGTCGTCATCAAGCCCGGATCGGGCAACCCGATCGGCGGCCGTACGGTCGCCGTCAAGACGTGGGGCGGACGCACGGTGGATGAGCAGGTGCTCGCCCACGACGTCTCCGTCAAATCCGCGCTCGGCGAGAACCCGAAGCGGGTCTGGGGCGACAAGAGCAAGACGCCGTCGACGCGGCTGGGCGTCGCCTCCGTCCTGCGCGACGCCTTCGTGGCCGCGCAGGCCTATTCGCAGAAGCGGGATGCGGCGGCCGCCAAGGACGAGCCGTTCGAGCGCGACCTCGGCAAGGAGACGCTCGCGGCAGTGCTGTCGGGCGAACTGCTGTGGGACCAGCACTGCCACCGGCACGACGACATCGCCACGGCGATCCGCATCTCCGAGGAGTTCGGTTACGGGCTGATCGTCAATCACGGCACCGAGGCGCACAAGATCGCCGATGTCCTCGCCGAGAAGAACATTCCCGTGATCTTCGGCCCGCTGCTCACCTCCCGCTCGAAGGTCGAGCTTCGCGACCGCGCCATCGGCAACCTCGCACTCATCGCCGAGGCGGGCGTCAAGGTCGCCATCACCACGGACCACCCGGTCGTGCCGATCGACCAGCTGCGTCTGCAGGCGATCCTGGCGGTGCGCGACGGACTGCCGGCATCCACCGCCCTCGACGCGCTCACCCGGAACCCCGCCGAGATCCTGCGTCTCGATGAGCGCGTCGGCGCACTCGAGGAGGGTCGCGACGGCGACATCGTGCTGTGGTCGGGCGACCCGCTCGAGGTGGACTCGCGCGTGCAGCGGGTCTTCATCGAGGGTCGCGCCGTCTACGAGCCGGCTGATGGGGGCGACGCCCCGCGTGTGGTCGAGCGCTGGTCCCGATTCGGCCGGTCGTCCTGGATGGGCTGA
- a CDS encoding TetR/AcrR family transcriptional regulator — protein MARWEPGARERLVLAAADLFTEQGYDETTVAQIAERAGVTRSTFFRHFSDKREVLVAGQETLSRLLGEGIADAPDGASPLEAVAGGLRNAALAMGRFNRELAPRLAAAISASAELQERDALKSVGLSAAMTDALEARGIPDLPAHVAAELGVLAFKRGFAQWSVGDRDDGEALAELILAALDDLRTASASLG, from the coding sequence ATGGCTCGATGGGAACCCGGCGCGCGCGAACGCCTCGTGCTCGCCGCCGCCGACCTGTTCACCGAGCAGGGCTACGACGAGACGACGGTCGCGCAGATCGCCGAGCGCGCGGGCGTCACGCGCAGCACCTTCTTCCGGCACTTCTCGGACAAGCGCGAGGTGCTCGTCGCCGGCCAGGAGACCCTGAGCAGGCTCCTCGGCGAGGGCATCGCCGATGCTCCGGACGGAGCCTCGCCGCTCGAGGCGGTGGCGGGCGGTCTGCGGAATGCGGCCCTCGCCATGGGACGCTTCAACCGCGAGCTCGCGCCTCGTCTCGCAGCCGCCATCTCGGCGAGCGCCGAGCTGCAGGAGCGCGACGCCCTCAAGTCCGTCGGCCTCTCGGCGGCGATGACGGATGCCTTGGAGGCCCGCGGCATCCCCGATCTGCCGGCCCATGTCGCGGCGGAGCTCGGCGTCCTCGCGTTCAAGCGCGGCTTCGCGCAGTGGTCCGTCGGCGATCGCGACGACGGCGAGGCGCTCGCGGAGCTCATCCTGGCCGCCCTCGACGACCTGCGCACCGCGAGCGCCTCGCTCGGCTGA
- a CDS encoding SDR family oxidoreductase, which produces MRVFITGGTGLIGSAVVAELLGHGHTVLALARSDSAAGALEAAGAEPLRGSLADLDTLRAGARRSEGVIHLAFGHDFTTPEAIAAAIAEENAAVGAMGQELGGTDRPLVTVAGTPAVPGRPSTEADPQPASGPVAGRAITVQSVLDLAGARGIAVRMPRTVHNNGAGGFAGILTRMARASGVAGYPGDGAQRWPAVHALDAAALFRLALESAPAGTAWHAVADEGVAVADMAEVIGRRLEVPVRSLPVEAFGPLGVAFATDQPSSSAYTRETLGWTPTHPGLLEDLENIQR; this is translated from the coding sequence ATGCGCGTCTTCATCACCGGAGGTACCGGCCTGATCGGCTCGGCCGTCGTCGCCGAGCTGCTCGGCCACGGCCACACCGTGCTCGCACTGGCGCGATCAGACTCGGCGGCCGGGGCGCTCGAGGCGGCCGGAGCCGAGCCCCTGCGTGGCAGCCTGGCCGATCTCGACACCCTGCGCGCCGGAGCGCGCCGGTCCGAGGGCGTCATCCACCTCGCGTTCGGCCACGACTTCACGACTCCGGAGGCGATCGCCGCCGCCATCGCCGAAGAGAATGCCGCCGTCGGCGCGATGGGGCAGGAGCTGGGCGGCACCGACCGTCCCCTCGTGACCGTGGCCGGAACACCCGCTGTGCCCGGACGCCCCTCGACCGAAGCCGATCCGCAGCCGGCCTCGGGGCCCGTCGCCGGCCGTGCCATCACGGTGCAGTCGGTGCTCGACCTGGCGGGCGCTCGCGGCATCGCGGTCCGGATGCCCCGGACGGTCCACAACAACGGCGCCGGCGGGTTCGCCGGCATCCTCACGCGGATGGCGCGCGCCTCGGGCGTCGCGGGCTACCCGGGCGACGGCGCGCAGCGCTGGCCTGCCGTGCACGCGCTCGACGCCGCCGCGCTGTTCCGGCTCGCTCTCGAGAGTGCACCCGCCGGCACCGCGTGGCACGCGGTCGCCGACGAGGGCGTGGCGGTGGCCGACATGGCCGAGGTGATCGGCCGTCGCCTCGAGGTTCCGGTGCGGTCCCTTCCGGTGGAGGCGTTCGGGCCGCTCGGCGTCGCGTTCGCGACCGACCAGCCGTCGTCCAGCGCGTACACCCGGGAGACGCTCGGATGGACGCCGACGCATCCCGGCCTGCTCGAGGACCTCGAGAACATCCAGCGCTGA
- a CDS encoding low temperature requirement protein A, which translates to MPRRSAPLRIQERDASRADWMELFFDLVFVALIGQLSAGLRSEPTFAELGVFLGLFASVWWSWVNLTFTINIQEGLSRRTLAGYMLSAMAAVGVIAVAAPEAVGERAWLFALGNAALRAVMLLLWVRRSWSTGVVSRLRVLAYNGGTGVIWLASAFTPSPLRFVLWAIAIAIEISLLVASAPGLLRRIGTINIEHLADRFGTLVIIALGESVLAIVVAVSESFTPLSAVVGVLAFVVTAGLAWAMFMFGIDAMRSGLEQLVGRGDARGVVETVAFLPFLLVAGIMMLAGAVSLAIDAPQAPLLPASAVSLGAGVILFYGTNAAISLRYGRPWRTVRPWAVPALALPLVVGAAAFVIPAIWAIAATAAVVVGIVTLSEIRARRALPG; encoded by the coding sequence ATGCCTCGCCGGTCGGCGCCGTTGCGCATCCAGGAACGGGATGCGTCGCGCGCCGACTGGATGGAGCTGTTCTTCGACCTCGTCTTCGTGGCGCTGATCGGGCAGTTGTCGGCGGGTCTGCGCAGCGAGCCCACGTTCGCGGAGCTCGGCGTCTTCCTCGGGCTCTTCGCATCCGTCTGGTGGTCGTGGGTGAACCTCACCTTCACGATCAACATCCAGGAGGGCCTGTCGCGGCGCACACTGGCCGGCTACATGCTGTCCGCGATGGCCGCCGTCGGGGTGATCGCCGTCGCCGCGCCGGAGGCGGTCGGCGAGCGGGCATGGTTGTTCGCGCTCGGCAATGCGGCGCTGCGGGCCGTCATGCTGCTGCTGTGGGTGCGGCGCAGCTGGAGCACAGGAGTCGTCTCGCGGCTGCGGGTGCTCGCATACAACGGCGGCACCGGCGTGATCTGGCTCGCGTCGGCGTTCACGCCGTCGCCGCTGCGCTTCGTGCTGTGGGCCATCGCCATCGCAATCGAGATCTCGCTGCTCGTGGCATCCGCCCCCGGCCTGCTGCGGCGCATCGGCACCATCAACATCGAGCACCTCGCCGACCGCTTCGGCACGCTGGTGATCATCGCGCTCGGCGAGTCCGTCCTGGCGATCGTCGTCGCCGTCTCGGAGTCGTTCACTCCGCTGTCGGCCGTCGTCGGAGTGCTCGCCTTCGTCGTCACCGCCGGACTCGCCTGGGCGATGTTCATGTTCGGCATCGATGCGATGCGCAGCGGTCTCGAGCAGCTCGTCGGCCGTGGCGACGCCCGAGGTGTCGTGGAGACGGTCGCGTTCCTGCCCTTCCTCCTGGTGGCCGGGATCATGATGCTCGCGGGCGCGGTGTCGCTCGCCATCGACGCGCCGCAGGCACCCCTGCTGCCGGCGTCGGCGGTCTCGCTCGGCGCCGGGGTCATCCTCTTCTACGGCACGAACGCCGCCATCTCGCTGCGCTACGGGAGACCCTGGCGCACCGTGCGGCCATGGGCGGTGCCCGCGCTCGCACTGCCGCTCGTCGTGGGCGCGGCGGCCTTCGTCATCCCGGCGATCTGGGCCATCGCGGCGACGGCGGCGGTCGTCGTCGGCATCGTCACCCTCTCGGAGATCCGCGCGCGACGAGCGCTCCCGGGGTGA
- a CDS encoding UBP-type zinc finger domain-containing protein — MVDSGVDSDAGGVIRIDVADAPPPSGTGCVECDAVDGWWVHLRRCVECGHVGCCDDSLERHSRRHFASTGHRYIQTFEPGEEWFWDFEADAYVEGSSLPPPQSHPATQTVPGPADRVPEDWQRLLLQRRIDEG, encoded by the coding sequence ATGGTCGACAGCGGAGTGGACAGCGACGCGGGCGGCGTCATCCGGATCGACGTCGCGGACGCGCCGCCGCCCTCGGGTACCGGATGCGTCGAGTGCGACGCCGTGGACGGCTGGTGGGTCCACCTGCGCCGGTGCGTCGAGTGCGGGCACGTCGGATGCTGCGACGACTCCCTCGAACGCCACTCCCGGCGTCATTTCGCGTCGACGGGCCACCGGTACATCCAGACCTTCGAGCCGGGCGAGGAATGGTTCTGGGATTTCGAGGCCGATGCGTACGTCGAGGGCTCTTCGCTGCCCCCGCCGCAGAGCCACCCCGCGACGCAGACCGTACCGGGGCCGGCCGATCGCGTGCCCGAAGACTGGCAGCGCCTGCTGCTGCAGCGCCGGATCGACGAGGGCTGA
- a CDS encoding YaeQ family protein, whose product MAAGATMLTFDVELADVDRGVYETLTLRVARHPSETDAFMMTRVLAYLLEYEEGIEFSEGVAATDEPAVLIRDLTGAVTAWIEVGAPDAARLHYGSKLAGRAAVYTHRDPVKVAAQWSGKKIHNAEAVVLHSFEPGFIDAAAAAVERRNALTLSVTERRAYLEVNGTSLTSEIRDAPIA is encoded by the coding sequence ATGGCTGCCGGTGCGACGATGCTCACGTTCGACGTCGAGCTGGCGGACGTGGATCGCGGCGTCTACGAGACGCTGACGCTGCGCGTGGCGCGGCATCCCTCCGAGACCGACGCCTTCATGATGACGCGCGTGCTCGCCTACCTGCTCGAGTACGAGGAGGGCATCGAGTTCAGCGAGGGTGTGGCCGCGACCGACGAGCCCGCCGTGCTGATCCGCGATCTCACGGGCGCGGTCACGGCCTGGATCGAGGTCGGGGCGCCGGATGCTGCGCGCCTCCACTACGGCAGCAAGCTCGCCGGCCGCGCCGCCGTCTACACCCACCGCGACCCCGTGAAGGTGGCGGCGCAGTGGTCCGGCAAGAAGATCCACAACGCCGAGGCCGTCGTGCTGCACAGCTTCGAGCCGGGCTTCATCGACGCCGCGGCCGCGGCTGTCGAGCGGCGCAACGCGCTGACGCTGTCGGTCACGGAGCGTCGCGCGTACCTCGAAGTCAACGGCACGAGCCTCACATCCGAGATCCGCGACGCGCCGATCGCCTGA